In Thermoleophilia bacterium, one DNA window encodes the following:
- a CDS encoding 30S ribosomal protein S17, translated as MAETPQESVVRRKVRQGVVTSDARDRTITVRIDMSRRHPVYGKTVRSSSKLHAHDEANAAGVGDVVRVIETRPLSKQKRWRLVEIVEKAR; from the coding sequence GTGGCTGAGACGCCCCAAGAGTCCGTTGTCCGGCGCAAGGTGCGCCAGGGCGTCGTGACCAGTGACGCCCGTGACCGCACGATCACCGTGCGTATCGATATGTCACGTCGTCATCCGGTGTACGGCAAAACCGTTCGCTCGTCGTCGAAGTTGCACGCGCACGACGAGGCGAACGCGGCGGGTGTGGGCGATGTCGTCCGCGTCATCGAGACCCGCCCGCTGTCGAAGCAGAAGCGTTGGCGTCTCGTCGAGATCGTCGAGAAGGCCCGTTAG
- a CDS encoding 30S ribosomal protein S13, protein MARIAGVNIPRDKRIEIGLTYVFGIGRTTANEIIGKVGLGKDTYVRDLTEDEVGQLREVIERDYIVEGDLRRERANNIKRLMDIGCYRGLRHRRGLPVHGQRTKTNARTRKGPKRTVGKQRKK, encoded by the coding sequence GTGGCACGTATCGCCGGAGTCAACATCCCCCGCGACAAGCGGATCGAGATCGGCCTCACCTACGTCTTTGGGATCGGCCGCACCACGGCCAACGAGATCATCGGCAAGGTCGGGCTTGGCAAGGACACCTACGTCCGTGATCTCACCGAGGACGAGGTCGGTCAACTCCGTGAGGTCATTGAGCGCGACTACATCGTTGAGGGCGACCTCCGGCGCGAACGCGCCAACAACATCAAGCGGCTCATGGACATCGGCTGCTACCGCGGCCTTCGTCACCGCCGCGGTCTTCCGGTCCACGGACAGAGGACCAAGACCAACGCTCGCACCCGCAAGGGTCCGAAGCGCACTGTCGGCAAGCAGCGCAAGAAGTAG
- the secY gene encoding preprotein translocase subunit SecY, which translates to MLQAMLNSLRSPELRKKLLFTAGILLVFRFGSFVPVPGVNADRLAEAMSNQGTTNILNFLNLFAGGALTRFAVFALGIMPYITASIVLQLLTVVVPSLERLQKEGESGYAKITQYTRYLTVALALLQSLAYVMYFKSQDALSDVNASRTFLIVLSLTTGTTLVMWLGELITQHGVGNGISLLIFCSIVSALPAAISGWIGLPPLTAVIIAVIAVAIVFGVVFVNEGVRRIPIQYAKRQVGRRMTSGGTTYMPIRVNMAGVIPVIFAASVTILPPTLAELAGGGSFFQGVADFLSPGSWWFIAFEGALIVLFTYFYTAVQFNPTEQADNLKKYGGFIPGVRPGRPTAVYLDRVVTRLTLPGAIYLALIAEFPNLIFRYLPESNVFFGLFGGTSMLIVVGVALDTMRQMEAQLMMRSYEGFLQ; encoded by the coding sequence ATGCTTCAAGCGATGCTCAATTCGCTCCGGTCTCCGGAGCTCCGGAAGAAGTTGCTGTTCACCGCAGGCATCCTGCTGGTGTTCCGCTTTGGGTCGTTCGTGCCCGTGCCCGGCGTCAACGCCGATCGGCTGGCCGAGGCGATGAGCAATCAGGGCACCACGAACATCCTGAACTTCCTCAACCTGTTCGCGGGCGGGGCGCTCACACGGTTCGCCGTGTTCGCGCTGGGGATCATGCCGTACATCACCGCCAGCATCGTTCTGCAACTCCTCACCGTGGTCGTCCCGTCGCTCGAACGCCTCCAGAAGGAGGGTGAGTCGGGCTACGCCAAGATCACTCAGTACACCCGCTACCTCACCGTGGCGCTCGCTTTGCTGCAGTCGCTGGCCTACGTCATGTACTTCAAGTCGCAGGACGCCTTGTCCGACGTCAACGCGTCGCGCACCTTCCTTATCGTGCTGTCCCTCACGACCGGCACGACGTTGGTGATGTGGCTGGGAGAACTCATCACGCAGCACGGCGTCGGTAATGGTATTTCGCTGCTCATCTTCTGCTCCATCGTCTCGGCCCTTCCCGCCGCGATCTCCGGCTGGATCGGCCTGCCGCCGCTCACGGCCGTGATCATCGCGGTCATCGCTGTGGCAATCGTGTTCGGCGTCGTCTTCGTGAACGAGGGAGTCCGTCGCATCCCGATCCAGTACGCCAAACGGCAGGTGGGTCGACGCATGACGTCGGGGGGTACCACGTACATGCCGATTCGCGTGAACATGGCCGGTGTGATCCCCGTCATCTTCGCCGCCTCGGTCACCATCCTGCCGCCCACCCTGGCGGAGCTGGCGGGCGGTGGGTCGTTCTTCCAGGGCGTGGCCGACTTCCTGTCCCCGGGGTCCTGGTGGTTCATCGCGTTTGAGGGCGCGTTGATCGTGCTCTTCACGTACTTTTACACCGCCGTCCAGTTCAACCCGACGGAGCAGGCGGACAATCTCAAGAAGTACGGCGGTTTCATCCCCGGCGTCCGACCGGGCCGCCCCACGGCGGTGTACCTCGATCGCGTGGTCACCCGACTGACGCTGCCGGGTGCCATCTACCTTGCGCTCATTGCCGAGTTCCCGAACCTCATCTTCCGGTATCTGCCGGAGTCGAACGTGTTCTTCGGGCTCTTCGGCGGCACCTCGATGCTGATTGTGGTGGGTGTTGCGCTCGACACCATGCGGCAGATGGAGGCCCAGCTCATGATGCGGTCGTACGAAGGGTTTCTCCAATAG
- a CDS encoding adenylate kinase — protein MARLVLFGPPGAGKGTQAEFLKTRGLLHLSTGDLLRAAVTTGTPLGIEAKRYMDAGDLVPDEVVVGMIREALSGRADDFMLDGFPRTIPQAHALDEMLTSLGTSLDGVVSFAVSRDELVRRLAGRWICRGCGRSFHEVSHPYDGSACARTGDPCDLYQRDDDRAEAVNNRLDVYDAQTSPLIAYYTERGLLREVDGERSPAEVQDQVVQAIA, from the coding sequence ATAGCCCGGCTGGTGCTGTTCGGACCCCCCGGCGCCGGTAAGGGCACGCAGGCCGAGTTCCTCAAGACGCGTGGGCTTCTGCACCTCTCCACGGGTGACCTGCTCCGCGCCGCTGTCACCACTGGGACACCGCTGGGTATCGAGGCCAAGCGCTACATGGATGCCGGCGATCTCGTTCCTGACGAGGTCGTCGTCGGCATGATCCGCGAAGCGCTCTCCGGGCGTGCGGATGACTTCATGCTCGACGGCTTCCCGCGCACGATTCCCCAGGCCCACGCGCTCGATGAGATGCTCACCTCACTGGGAACCTCACTCGACGGTGTGGTGTCGTTCGCGGTCTCCCGCGACGAACTCGTGCGCCGCCTTGCCGGACGCTGGATCTGTCGTGGATGCGGGCGCTCGTTCCACGAGGTATCTCACCCGTACGACGGGTCGGCGTGCGCACGGACCGGTGATCCCTGCGACCTCTACCAGCGGGATGACGACCGCGCGGAGGCCGTGAACAACCGCCTCGACGTCTACGACGCCCAGACGTCGCCGCTCATCGCGTACTACACGGAGCGCGGCCTTCTGCGCGAAGTCGACGGCGAGCGCTCCCCCGCCGAGGTTCAGGATCAGGTTGTCCAAGCGATCGCGTAG
- a CDS encoding 50S ribosomal protein L29 codes for MPTQKASELRELSGDQLALTLEESRQALFNLRFQLPTGALERTTEIGIRKREIARILTIARQREIAQEETTRG; via the coding sequence ATGCCCACCCAGAAGGCCAGCGAACTGCGTGAACTCTCCGGGGACCAGCTCGCACTCACACTCGAGGAGTCGCGCCAGGCGCTCTTCAACCTGCGTTTCCAGTTGCCCACCGGGGCGCTTGAGCGCACCACCGAGATCGGCATCCGCAAGCGCGAGATCGCCCGGATCCTGACGATCGCGCGCCAGCGGGAGATTGCGCAGGAGGAGACCACACGTGGCTGA
- a CDS encoding 50S ribosomal protein L22 codes for MATTDRPRGAEVSTTETITDAVEADVPEVTIAATSSPAQSARTAHRAPARPEATAKFVRVSARKARLVADLIRGQAVPNAQAILAFCTRDAAVPVRKVLESAMANADHNVGLTVRDLVIVRATVDEGPTMARMRPRAQGRSSRINKRTCHITIGLGVPDATASGRRA; via the coding sequence ATGGCGACGACCGACAGACCTCGAGGCGCTGAGGTGAGCACCACGGAAACCATCACCGATGCCGTTGAGGCCGACGTGCCCGAGGTGACCATCGCGGCCACGTCCTCCCCCGCCCAATCGGCCCGGACTGCCCATCGTGCTCCGGCGCGTCCGGAGGCCACGGCCAAGTTCGTGCGCGTGTCCGCCCGTAAGGCCCGCCTCGTGGCCGACCTCATTCGCGGCCAGGCCGTTCCCAACGCGCAAGCGATCCTCGCCTTCTGCACCCGCGATGCTGCCGTACCTGTACGCAAGGTGCTGGAGTCCGCGATGGCCAATGCGGATCACAACGTCGGGCTCACGGTGCGCGACCTCGTCATCGTCCGCGCCACCGTGGACGAGGGCCCGACCATGGCCCGGATGCGTCCCCGCGCCCAAGGGCGCTCGAGTCGCATCAACAAGCGCACCTGCCACATCACGATCGGCCTCGGCGTGCCTGACGCCACCGCCTCAGGGAGACGTGCCTGA
- a CDS encoding 50S ribosomal protein L5 produces the protein MPPARLKALYEDDVRPKLQDQFAYSSSMQHPRITKITLNMGVGDAKTNLKLLDEAAGQLARLAGQKAAITTARTSIAQFKLREGMPIGAKVTLRGARMWEFLDRLTSVALPRIRDFRGLNPDGFDGRGNYNLGLREQTIFPEIDYDTVEKVRGLNVTITTTATTDEEARALLGHLGMPFRAEGYSADERAIRRRKKMRKYGRGRR, from the coding sequence ATCCCGCCCGCACGACTCAAGGCCCTGTACGAGGACGACGTTCGCCCGAAGTTGCAGGACCAGTTCGCATATTCGTCGTCGATGCAGCACCCGCGCATCACCAAGATCACGCTCAACATGGGTGTGGGTGACGCGAAGACGAACCTGAAACTGCTCGACGAGGCGGCGGGACAACTCGCGCGACTCGCAGGCCAGAAGGCGGCGATCACCACGGCCCGTACCTCCATCGCACAGTTCAAGTTGCGCGAAGGTATGCCGATCGGTGCCAAGGTCACTCTCCGGGGCGCCCGCATGTGGGAGTTCCTCGATCGGCTCACGTCGGTCGCGTTGCCCCGGATCCGCGACTTCCGAGGTCTCAACCCCGACGGGTTCGACGGCCGTGGCAACTACAACCTCGGTCTCAGAGAGCAGACGATCTTCCCGGAGATCGACTACGACACGGTCGAGAAGGTGCGCGGACTCAACGTCACCATCACGACGACGGCCACTACCGACGAAGAGGCCCGGGCGTTGCTCGGACATCTCGGTATGCCGTTCCGGGCGGAGGGGTACAGCGCAGATGAGCGCGCGATCCGCCGTCGCAAGAAGATGCGCAAGTACGGCCGCGGCCGGCGATAA
- a CDS encoding 50S ribosomal protein L24 yields MPARVKKGDQVMCIAGKDKGRSGTVLRVLPAEDRVLVEGLNIMKRHTKARPPDDPGGIIEKPASMHLSNVMPIDPSDKKPCRVRIEEKDGKRIRVSARTGKALDS; encoded by the coding sequence GTGCCCGCGCGCGTGAAGAAGGGCGACCAGGTCATGTGCATCGCCGGCAAGGACAAGGGCCGTTCCGGCACCGTCCTGCGGGTCCTGCCCGCCGAGGACCGTGTGCTTGTGGAGGGCCTCAACATCATGAAGCGCCACACCAAGGCGCGTCCGCCCGACGATCCGGGCGGCATCATCGAGAAGCCGGCGTCGATGCATCTGTCCAACGTCATGCCGATCGACCCGTCCGACAAGAAGCCCTGCCGTGTCCGTATTGAGGAGAAGGACGGCAAGCGCATCCGTGTCTCCGCCCGTACCGGAAAGGCGCTGGACTCGTGA
- a CDS encoding 30S ribosomal protein S11, whose product MARQKATRGRTRRKVRKNIAAGHAHIKTSFNNTIVTLTDRSGNVIAWETAGSAGFKGSRKSTPFAAQVTADAAARKGMEHGLRKVDIFVKGPGSGRETAIRSLQAAGLEVVSVTDVSPVPHNGCRPRKRRRV is encoded by the coding sequence ATGGCACGCCAGAAGGCCACTCGAGGTCGTACCCGCCGTAAGGTCCGCAAGAACATCGCGGCCGGTCACGCGCACATCAAAACCTCGTTCAACAATACGATCGTCACGCTCACCGACCGGTCGGGCAACGTGATCGCGTGGGAAACCGCCGGCTCCGCCGGGTTCAAGGGTTCGCGCAAGAGCACACCGTTCGCTGCCCAGGTCACGGCTGATGCCGCCGCCCGCAAGGGCATGGAGCACGGCCTGCGCAAGGTTGACATCTTCGTGAAGGGTCCGGGATCGGGCCGCGAAACGGCGATCCGCTCGCTCCAAGCCGCGGGTCTCGAGGTCGTCTCGGTCACCGATGTGAGTCCTGTCCCCCACAACGGTTGCCGCCCTCGCAAGCGGCGCCGGGTCTAG
- a CDS encoding 50S ribosomal protein L30, with protein sequence MTTLKITQIRSKIGSSERHRGTLRALGLGRIGKVAVQTDSPALQGALRKVASLVRVEEVEDGS encoded by the coding sequence GTGACCACGCTGAAGATCACCCAGATCCGATCGAAGATCGGCAGCTCCGAGCGTCACCGTGGCACCCTGCGTGCCCTCGGCCTCGGTCGAATCGGCAAGGTGGCGGTCCAGACGGACTCGCCGGCCCTGCAGGGCGCGCTCCGCAAGGTCGCGTCACTCGTGCGTGTCGAGGAGGTCGAAGATGGCAGCTGA
- a CDS encoding 30S ribosomal protein S5, which yields MAERRREKVTTEGVELTERVVQVNRVAKVVKGGRRFSFSALVVVGNEVDAVGVGHGKANEVPLAIQKAVDDAKKNMFRVPRYGATIPHQTIGHHGAGRVLLKPAAPGTGVIAGGGVRAVLELGGVRDVLSKSLGTTNPVNLVTATVNGLKSLRTPAEVAKLRGMTVAEVLGMSGGRVTPVTDDAPAEVAQGVTA from the coding sequence ATGGCAGAGCGTAGACGCGAGAAGGTCACGACGGAGGGCGTTGAGCTCACCGAGCGCGTGGTCCAGGTCAACCGTGTCGCCAAGGTCGTCAAGGGCGGCCGTCGCTTCTCGTTCTCGGCCCTGGTGGTCGTGGGCAACGAAGTGGACGCGGTGGGTGTGGGTCACGGCAAGGCGAATGAAGTTCCCCTTGCCATCCAGAAGGCCGTGGACGACGCGAAGAAGAACATGTTCCGGGTGCCGCGCTACGGCGCGACGATCCCGCACCAGACGATCGGCCACCACGGCGCGGGTCGCGTGCTGCTGAAGCCCGCCGCTCCCGGTACCGGGGTCATCGCCGGTGGGGGCGTGCGCGCCGTGCTCGAGCTCGGGGGCGTCCGCGACGTGTTGAGCAAGTCACTCGGCACCACCAACCCGGTGAACCTCGTGACGGCAACGGTCAACGGCCTCAAGTCGCTCCGTACGCCGGCGGAGGTCGCCAAGTTGCGTGGGATGACGGTTGCCGAGGTGCTGGGCATGTCCGGGGGGCGGGTCACCCCGGTCACCGACGACGCCCCGGCCGAGGTTGCGCAGGGGGTCACGGCGTGA
- the map gene encoding type I methionyl aminopeptidase, whose product MPPPAAPRSGPIPKSPAEIDAMAASGAVLARCLDILEAAVAPGVTTRELDEIAEEFIRSARGIPAFKGYHGFPGTICPSVNEEVVHAIPGPYALQGGDIVSIDCGVILDGWVSDSARTIPVGDVGTVAADLMDATRRSLAAGITAAVPGARVGDISAAVQGVVERAGFNVVRTLVGHGIGRTMHEEPQVPNFGTAGTGVLLEEGVVIAIEPMVTQGDPEVVLGGDGWVVATRDNGLAAHFEHTVAVTSSGPRILTRRDG is encoded by the coding sequence ATGCCGCCGCCCGCTGCGCCCCGGTCCGGGCCCATTCCGAAGAGCCCGGCGGAGATCGACGCGATGGCCGCGAGTGGCGCGGTGCTCGCACGGTGCCTCGACATTCTGGAGGCCGCGGTGGCCCCGGGCGTCACCACCAGGGAGCTGGACGAGATCGCGGAGGAGTTCATCCGCAGCGCGCGGGGGATTCCGGCGTTCAAGGGCTACCACGGGTTCCCGGGCACCATCTGCCCGTCCGTGAACGAGGAGGTCGTGCACGCGATCCCGGGTCCGTACGCCCTCCAGGGCGGTGACATCGTCTCGATCGATTGCGGCGTGATCTTGGATGGCTGGGTCTCCGACTCCGCCCGTACTATTCCGGTGGGCGATGTGGGCACGGTTGCCGCTGACCTCATGGACGCCACTCGCCGTTCACTCGCGGCGGGTATCACCGCCGCCGTTCCCGGCGCGCGGGTGGGCGACATCAGCGCGGCCGTGCAAGGTGTGGTGGAGCGCGCGGGCTTCAACGTGGTGCGCACGCTGGTGGGCCATGGGATCGGGCGCACCATGCATGAGGAGCCTCAGGTACCCAATTTCGGTACGGCCGGAACGGGCGTGCTGCTCGAGGAGGGCGTCGTCATCGCCATCGAGCCCATGGTTACCCAAGGCGATCCCGAGGTGGTGCTCGGCGGGGACGGCTGGGTCGTGGCGACCCGTGACAACGGCCTCGCGGCGCACTTCGAACACACGGTCGCAGTCACGTCGTCGGGCCCCCGAATCCTCACCCGCAGGGACGGCTGA
- the rplO gene encoding 50S ribosomal protein L15 yields the protein MAADDAIVDPEDVRLENLRPIPGAKHRRKRLGRGPGSGKGKTCGRGMKGAGSRSGPGPRPGYRGGTVPLHMQKGKLPGPNHKKSMPIGPFRTNSLPINVGALGAFFGAGDIVDAQALSTVGLVKNNGNRAWPVKLLATGEIGYALIVRVDQASPAAVAKIEAAGGRVELVGQE from the coding sequence ATGGCAGCTGACGACGCAATCGTGGATCCCGAGGATGTCCGTCTTGAGAACCTGCGCCCCATCCCCGGTGCCAAGCACCGTCGGAAGCGTCTGGGCCGTGGCCCGGGGTCCGGCAAGGGCAAGACCTGCGGTCGCGGTATGAAGGGCGCGGGCTCGCGCTCGGGTCCCGGCCCACGTCCCGGCTACCGTGGCGGTACCGTCCCTCTGCACATGCAGAAGGGCAAGTTACCCGGTCCGAACCACAAGAAGTCCATGCCCATCGGTCCGTTCCGCACCAACTCGCTGCCGATCAACGTTGGTGCGCTCGGCGCATTCTTCGGCGCGGGTGACATCGTGGACGCTCAGGCCCTCTCCACGGTGGGCCTCGTGAAGAACAACGGCAACCGCGCGTGGCCGGTCAAGTTACTTGCGACCGGTGAGATCGGGTACGCCCTCATCGTGCGCGTGGATCAGGCCTCTCCCGCAGCGGTGGCCAAGATTGAGGCGGCCGGTGGCCGCGTCGAGCTCGTCGGCCAGGAGTAA
- a CDS encoding 30S ribosomal protein S8, translated as MLTDPIADMLTRIRNANMALHDEVRMPGSHMKSGLARVLQDQGYITGFATTVDGAHSTLTVTLKYDQDRRRVITGITRVSTPGRRVYADKDSLPKVLGGMGVAIISTSQGLLTGHEARRRGVGGEVLCTVW; from the coding sequence ATGCTGACCGATCCGATCGCCGACATGCTCACCCGCATCCGCAACGCCAACATGGCGCTGCATGACGAGGTGCGGATGCCGGGAAGCCACATGAAGTCGGGCCTCGCCCGCGTTCTTCAGGACCAGGGCTACATCACCGGCTTCGCCACCACCGTCGACGGCGCGCACTCCACGCTCACCGTCACGCTCAAGTACGACCAAGACCGCCGCCGGGTCATCACGGGGATCACCCGGGTGTCCACGCCCGGTCGCCGCGTGTACGCCGACAAGGACTCCCTGCCCAAGGTTCTGGGTGGTATGGGTGTCGCCATAATCTCGACCTCTCAGGGTCTCCTCACGGGCCATGAAGCCCGCCGCCGCGGTGTCGGTGGCGAGGTCCTGTGCACGGTCTGGTAG
- a CDS encoding 50S ribosomal protein L14, with amino-acid sequence MIQNESRLRVADNTGAREILCIRVLGGSRRRYAHVGDTIVATVKAATPNGAVKKGDVVKAVVVRTKKSHPRADGTFIAFDENAAVIIDNAQNPRGTRIFGPVARELREKQFMKIVSLAPEVL; translated from the coding sequence ATGATCCAGAACGAATCACGACTCCGCGTGGCGGACAACACCGGTGCCCGGGAGATCCTGTGCATCCGCGTGCTCGGTGGCAGCCGTCGGCGCTACGCGCACGTGGGCGACACGATCGTCGCCACCGTCAAGGCGGCCACCCCGAACGGGGCGGTCAAGAAGGGCGATGTCGTCAAGGCGGTCGTGGTGCGCACCAAGAAGTCGCACCCCCGGGCCGACGGCACGTTCATCGCCTTCGACGAGAACGCGGCGGTCATCATCGACAACGCCCAGAACCCACGCGGCACCCGAATCTTCGGGCCCGTCGCTCGTGAGCTCCGCGAGAAGCAGTTCATGAAGATCGTCTCACTCGCGCCGGAGGTGCTCTAG
- a CDS encoding 50S ribosomal protein L6 encodes MSRIGRAPISVPDGVTVDITGQKVTVTGPKGTLKHVVAEPIRIVQEDDALLVTRPTDRGPHRSLHGLSRSLVANMVTGVTEGFERRLELVGVGYRAQMKGTTLEVAVGFSHPVQVEAPEGVTFNVPDPTRIVVTGIDKQQVGQIASEIRRVRPPEPYKGKGIRYAGENVRRKVGKRA; translated from the coding sequence GTGAGCCGAATTGGACGCGCACCGATCTCCGTTCCCGACGGGGTGACGGTGGACATCACCGGGCAGAAGGTCACCGTGACCGGGCCCAAGGGCACCCTCAAACACGTGGTCGCAGAGCCCATCCGGATTGTCCAGGAGGACGACGCGCTGCTGGTCACGCGCCCGACCGACCGTGGACCGCACCGTTCGCTACACGGGCTGTCACGCAGCCTCGTGGCGAACATGGTGACCGGGGTGACCGAGGGATTTGAGCGCCGCCTCGAACTCGTGGGCGTGGGTTATCGTGCCCAGATGAAGGGCACGACCCTCGAAGTCGCGGTGGGATTCTCCCACCCGGTGCAGGTCGAGGCGCCGGAGGGCGTCACGTTCAATGTCCCCGATCCGACCCGGATCGTCGTCACCGGCATCGACAAGCAGCAGGTCGGCCAGATCGCGTCGGAGATCCGTCGCGTGCGTCCGCCCGAGCCGTACAAGGGCAAGGGCATTCGCTATGCAGGAGAGAATGTCCGCCGCAAGGTCGGCAAGAGGGCTTAG
- a CDS encoding 30S ribosomal protein S3: MGQKVNPTGFRIGILQGWKSNWYTERDYAAYLDEDRAVRAHITGKLSHAGLADIQLRKDSTKLTVDIFTARPGIVIGKSGSEVDALRRELNQLTKKQIQININEVKRPELDATLVAQSIAEQLEGRVSFRRAMKRALTSAMRSGAQGAKVQCGGRLGGSEMSRSEHYSDGRVPLHTLRADIDYGFAEAKTTFGRIGVKVWINKGEVLPEGVVDARGRNLDADAGAPPRRPRRDSGSGPGGQGGPRRSGGAPLSSGTR, encoded by the coding sequence ATGGGTCAGAAGGTTAACCCCACCGGGTTCCGCATCGGCATCCTCCAAGGCTGGAAGAGCAACTGGTACACCGAGCGCGACTACGCCGCGTATCTGGACGAGGACCGCGCGGTGCGCGCCCACATCACGGGCAAGCTGAGCCACGCGGGACTCGCGGACATCCAGTTGCGCAAGGACTCCACCAAGTTGACCGTGGACATCTTCACGGCTCGGCCCGGAATCGTCATCGGCAAGAGTGGCTCCGAGGTGGACGCGCTCCGGCGTGAGCTGAACCAGCTCACCAAGAAGCAGATTCAGATCAACATCAACGAGGTCAAGCGCCCCGAGTTGGATGCGACGCTGGTGGCACAGTCCATCGCCGAGCAGCTCGAGGGCCGGGTCTCGTTCCGTCGCGCGATGAAGCGCGCGCTCACCTCCGCCATGCGGTCCGGCGCTCAGGGCGCCAAGGTGCAGTGCGGCGGGCGCCTCGGCGGTTCGGAGATGTCCCGTTCGGAGCACTACTCCGACGGGCGCGTTCCACTGCACACGTTGCGTGCGGACATCGATTACGGCTTCGCCGAGGCGAAGACCACCTTCGGCCGCATCGGCGTGAAGGTGTGGATCAACAAGGGCGAAGTTCTGCCGGAGGGTGTCGTTGACGCCCGCGGGCGCAACCTTGACGCTGACGCCGGCGCACCCCCGCGCCGTCCGCGCCGTGACAGCGGCAGTGGCCCCGGTGGCCAGGGTGGCCCTCGTCGTAGCGGCGGCGCTCCGCTGTCGTCGGGGACGAGGTAA
- a CDS encoding type Z 30S ribosomal protein S14: protein MAKTSLRVKASRPTKYPTQVYSRCHRCGRSRAVFRKFGLCRICLRDEAHAGHIPGMTKASW from the coding sequence GTGGCAAAGACGTCCCTCAGGGTGAAGGCCTCACGGCCGACCAAGTACCCCACGCAGGTGTACTCACGCTGTCATCGGTGTGGTCGCTCGCGTGCGGTGTTTCGTAAGTTCGGGCTGTGCCGCATCTGTCTGCGCGACGAGGCCCACGCCGGGCACATCCCCGGCATGACGAAGGCGAGTTGGTAA
- a CDS encoding 50S ribosomal protein L16 gives MLMPKRTKFRKAHRGRRQGLAKGNQEVSFGQYGLKSLDNAWVTNRQIEASRVAMTRYIKRQGKVWINLFPHLPVTKKPAETRMGSGKGSPETWVAVVKPGKVMFELAGVPEDVAREAMRLAAMKLPVRCKFVIREEA, from the coding sequence ATGCTGATGCCAAAGCGCACCAAGTTCCGCAAGGCGCACCGCGGCCGTCGCCAAGGTCTGGCGAAGGGTAACCAGGAAGTCAGCTTCGGCCAGTACGGCCTGAAGTCGCTTGACAACGCGTGGGTCACCAACCGGCAGATCGAGGCCAGTCGGGTGGCGATGACCCGCTACATCAAGCGTCAGGGCAAGGTCTGGATCAACCTCTTTCCGCACCTCCCGGTCACCAAGAAGCCGGCCGAGACCCGCATGGGGTCTGGCAAGGGCTCTCCGGAGACGTGGGTGGCCGTGGTCAAGCCGGGCAAGGTCATGTTCGAGTTGGCCGGCGTTCCGGAGGACGTGGCCCGCGAGGCCATGCGTCTGGCGGCCATGAAGTTGCCGGTCCGGTGCAAGTTCGTTATTCGTGAGGAAGCCTGA
- a CDS encoding 50S ribosomal protein L36 produces the protein MKVRPSVKPMCEKCRVIKRHGKVLVICVNPRHKQTQG, from the coding sequence GTGAAGGTCCGTCCGTCCGTGAAGCCGATGTGCGAGAAGTGCCGCGTCATCAAGAGGCATGGCAAGGTGCTCGTCATCTGCGTCAACCCTCGTCATAAGCAGACCCAGGGGTAA
- a CDS encoding 50S ribosomal protein L18 — MGKITTRDARARRHRRVRGKVHGTAERPRLSVARSNLRIYAQLIDDDRGHTLAAAGSHETTLKALAKGPAAGEVGKLIAERAKAAGVSRVVFDRGGYLYHGRVKSLADGAREGGLEF; from the coding sequence ATGGGGAAGATCACCACTCGCGACGCCCGCGCACGGCGTCATCGCCGCGTTCGCGGCAAGGTCCACGGCACGGCTGAGCGTCCGCGCTTGTCCGTGGCGCGTTCCAACCTGCGTATCTACGCGCAACTCATCGACGACGACCGAGGTCACACCCTCGCCGCCGCCGGTTCGCACGAGACCACTCTCAAAGCGTTGGCCAAGGGGCCGGCGGCGGGTGAGGTGGGCAAGCTCATCGCCGAGCGCGCGAAGGCGGCGGGCGTCAGCCGCGTCGTCTTCGATCGCGGCGGTTATCTGTACCACGGGAGGGTCAAGTCCCTCGCCGACGGTGCCCGCGAGGGCGGGCTCGAGTTCTAG